In Lentimicrobiaceae bacterium, a genomic segment contains:
- a CDS encoding lactate utilization protein, protein MAELYEKFLKEAEEKAFDSNHRKKLDFNISKYDLAVVNGKKQYSNLETAKKRAAHIKHKVINELDKYLIEFELNFEKRGGKVIWAIDAEDAVKEILFIMKRHHAKHVVKSKSMISEELELNENLEKNKIESLETDLGEFIVQIAGEKPYHLLTPAMHKSKEDIAELFHKKYGLNPQSKPEEITVFVRQLLREKFYTSDIGITGGNFIIADIGAVALTENEGNGVMSIAFPKVHIVVTGIEKVIPSIKDLSLFWPLLSTHGTGQKLTVYNSIISGPKQDEESDGPESMYVILLDNNRSEVLSHIKQRRAMSCIRCGACVNACPIYRSIGGYVYNTTYSGPIGSVISPHLRGMDDYKHLSFASSLCGRCTEVCPMKINLHELLLYNRDLSVKQHYNKTSEKILMFGMKKVLLSRKLMNTGAGVKNKLFTRFFAKTWGRRRSLPIFPPKNFNQLWMEKKSN, encoded by the coding sequence ATGGCAGAATTGTACGAAAAATTTTTAAAAGAAGCTGAAGAAAAAGCTTTTGATAGTAACCACCGAAAAAAGCTTGATTTTAATATTTCAAAATATGATTTGGCGGTCGTAAATGGGAAAAAACAATATAGTAATTTAGAAACTGCTAAAAAAAGAGCGGCACATATAAAACATAAAGTAATTAATGAACTGGATAAGTATTTAATAGAATTCGAACTGAATTTTGAGAAAAGAGGCGGAAAGGTAATTTGGGCAATCGATGCAGAAGATGCAGTAAAAGAGATTTTATTCATCATGAAACGTCATCATGCGAAACATGTGGTAAAATCAAAGTCAATGATAAGTGAAGAACTTGAATTGAATGAAAATCTTGAAAAAAATAAAATAGAATCCCTTGAAACCGATTTAGGAGAATTTATCGTGCAGATAGCCGGTGAAAAACCTTACCATTTACTTACTCCAGCTATGCATAAATCAAAAGAGGATATAGCAGAATTATTTCATAAAAAATACGGGTTAAATCCTCAAAGTAAACCGGAAGAAATTACTGTATTTGTAAGACAATTATTGCGGGAAAAATTTTATACATCGGATATAGGAATCACTGGAGGCAACTTTATCATTGCTGATATAGGTGCGGTTGCATTGACCGAAAATGAAGGAAACGGAGTGATGTCCATTGCTTTTCCAAAAGTGCATATCGTAGTTACTGGAATAGAAAAAGTGATACCTTCAATTAAAGACCTTAGTCTTTTTTGGCCACTGCTTTCCACGCATGGTACGGGGCAAAAACTTACAGTGTATAATTCCATTATAAGCGGACCAAAACAGGATGAAGAATCAGATGGTCCCGAAAGCATGTATGTTATTTTACTTGATAATAACCGTTCAGAAGTTCTTTCTCATATAAAACAGCGCAGAGCAATGTCGTGTATCCGTTGCGGAGCCTGCGTTAATGCATGTCCTATTTACCGGAGTATAGGTGGATATGTTTATAATACTACTTACAGCGGCCCAATAGGATCAGTAATTTCACCACACCTCAGAGGTATGGACGATTATAAACATTTAAGTTTTGCTTCCTCGCTTTGTGGCAGATGCACCGAAGTATGTCCAATGAAAATTAATCTCCACGAATTACTTTTATATAATCGCGACCTTTCTGTGAAACAACATTACAACAAAACTTCAGAAAAAATCTTGATGTTTGGTATGAAAAAAGTATTGTTAAGTAGAAAATTGATGAATACCGGAGCAGGTGTTAAAAACAAACTATTTACCCGTTTTTTTGCAAAAACATGGGGTCGAAGAAGATCATTGCCCATTTTTCCTCCAAAAAATTTTAATCAGCTCTGGATGGAAAAGAAAAGCAATTAA
- the gltX gene encoding glutamate--tRNA ligase translates to MNKRVRVRFAPSPTGPLHIGGIRTALYNYLFAKKHNGDFILRIEDTDQNRYVPGAEDYIIDSLRWCGLQYNEGVGIGGPHAPYRQSERKHLYKQYADALVEKGFAYYAFDTPDELENIRKQLEAQKITFQYNPATRSSMKNSITLNEAEVKRLLLADTPYVIRIKIPEHEEIIVNDIIRGEVRVHSSLMDDKVLYKSDGMPTYHLANVVDDYLMEISHVIRGEEWLPSAPLHVLLYRYFGWESSMPQFAHLPLLLKPEGNGKLSKRDGDRLGFPVFPLQWTDPKSGEISSGYRESGYFPEAFINMLSLLGWHPETEQEIFTIEELIQVFSLERASKSGAKFDPEKAKWFNHQYLITKSNAELAICLKSILIKKDIHVDDDKIEKICGLIKERANLISDLWNQSDYFFVAPDTYDEKTIKKYWKENTPSLLNELKSLLLSLDDFKKETIETAIHRYIEENGLSMGQVMNSWRLTLVGTAKGPGMADIASILGREEVLARMNKALIELK, encoded by the coding sequence ATGAATAAAAGAGTTCGTGTGCGCTTTGCACCAAGTCCTACGGGTCCATTGCACATTGGCGGTATAAGAACTGCCTTGTATAATTACCTTTTTGCTAAAAAACATAATGGTGATTTTATTTTAAGGATAGAAGACACTGATCAGAACCGTTATGTTCCTGGTGCAGAGGATTATATTATTGATTCGCTAAGATGGTGTGGATTGCAATACAACGAAGGTGTAGGTATAGGTGGACCTCATGCTCCTTATCGCCAATCGGAACGTAAACATTTGTATAAACAATATGCCGATGCACTGGTAGAAAAAGGGTTTGCTTATTATGCTTTTGATACTCCGGATGAGTTGGAGAATATTCGTAAACAATTGGAGGCTCAAAAGATAACGTTTCAGTATAATCCGGCTACCCGCAGTAGTATGAAGAATTCAATTACGCTTAATGAGGCAGAAGTTAAGCGTCTTTTGCTTGCTGATACGCCCTATGTTATCCGGATTAAGATACCGGAACATGAAGAAATAATTGTTAATGATATAATTCGTGGTGAAGTGCGGGTGCATTCTTCTCTGATGGATGATAAAGTACTTTATAAGAGTGATGGAATGCCTACTTATCATCTTGCTAACGTGGTGGATGATTATCTTATGGAAATATCACATGTCATCCGCGGCGAGGAATGGCTCCCTTCTGCCCCTCTTCATGTGCTTTTATACCGTTATTTTGGCTGGGAATCTTCCATGCCACAGTTTGCACACCTCCCTCTGCTGCTAAAACCCGAAGGCAATGGCAAGCTTAGCAAACGTGATGGCGATCGCCTGGGTTTTCCCGTTTTCCCACTACAATGGACGGATCCAAAATCAGGAGAAATATCCTCAGGATACCGCGAATCGGGCTATTTTCCCGAAGCTTTCATTAATATGCTTTCATTACTTGGCTGGCATCCGGAAACAGAACAGGAAATATTCACCATCGAAGAGCTTATCCAGGTTTTTTCGCTCGAAAGAGCAAGCAAATCAGGTGCAAAATTTGACCCCGAAAAGGCAAAATGGTTCAACCACCAATATCTTATTACCAAAAGCAACGCTGAATTAGCCATTTGCCTTAAATCTATCCTTATAAAAAAGGATATCCACGTTGATGATGATAAAATAGAAAAGATTTGTGGGCTGATTAAAGAACGCGCCAACCTTATCTCCGACTTGTGGAACCAGAGTGATTATTTCTTTGTTGCCCCTGATACTTACGACGAGAAGACGATTAAAAAATACTGGAAAGAAAATACTCCTTCACTTCTTAACGAACTGAAAAGCCTTCTTCTATCGCTTGATGATTTTAAAAAGGAAACCATAGAAACCGCTATTCATCGCTATATTGAAGAAAATGGTTTAAGCATGGGGCAGGTAATGAACTCCTGGAGGCTTACTTTGGTAGGAACTGCCAAAGGACCTGGTATGGCTGATATTGCTTCAATACTTGGCAGGGAAGAAGTACTTGCAAGGATGAATAAAGCGTTGATTGAGCTTAAATAA
- a CDS encoding toxin-antitoxin system YwqK family antitoxin has protein sequence MYRKSKCKVISYILTVIFFIAIDVFAFGQQTTNPNGYNVFYYKNGKKQSEGNIRDGKPDGYWKNYNENGTLKSEGNRKNYLLDSTWKFCDETGKLLIEINYKNDKKNGIKKTYREQEITEENFINDVKQGITRIYYPNGRIKKAVNFENGLESGIAREYDTIGNIIALYEYKRGFVTNYERINRSNKNGWKQGVWKDFYENGNVKWEITYKDNKKNGYFKQYSQDGNLTEVVKYIDDIRQEEAKEVIKLEVKTDYYPSGKPKTIASYRKNVPEGVRREFSEDGKVTAGYMFEGGKIISQGIIDEEGIKNGPWKDFYKDGQLKSEGTYDKDKRVGEWKFYHNNGQVEQSGKYNKNGKPDGLWKWNYPDGSLKREENFLNGLSEGIMTEYDEQSKIICQGEYIAGLEEGKWTYHTGDRWEEGTYRGGMRNGEWKSYYPDGKQSFEGNYIDDNPNGRHTWYWDNGNRKDEGKFIMGRKDGDWITFNYDGTPFLVISYKNGIEKSYDGIKIKPEPTEE, from the coding sequence ATGTACCGTAAATCAAAATGTAAGGTAATAAGTTATATTCTTACAGTTATATTTTTTATTGCAATTGATGTATTTGCTTTTGGACAGCAAACAACTAATCCTAACGGATACAATGTTTTTTATTATAAAAACGGTAAAAAACAAAGCGAAGGCAATATACGAGATGGTAAACCCGATGGATACTGGAAAAATTACAATGAGAATGGTACATTAAAATCGGAAGGAAACCGTAAAAACTATCTGCTCGACAGTACATGGAAATTTTGTGATGAAACTGGCAAACTTCTGATAGAGATAAATTATAAAAATGATAAAAAGAATGGAATAAAGAAAACCTACCGTGAGCAGGAAATAACGGAAGAAAATTTTATAAATGATGTAAAGCAAGGAATAACACGCATTTATTATCCTAATGGGAGAATTAAAAAAGCCGTTAATTTTGAGAATGGACTGGAGAGTGGGATTGCGCGGGAATATGATACTATCGGAAATATCATCGCACTTTATGAATATAAAAGGGGTTTTGTAACCAATTATGAAAGAATAAATCGCAGCAATAAAAATGGTTGGAAACAAGGCGTATGGAAAGATTTTTATGAAAACGGAAATGTAAAATGGGAAATCACTTATAAAGATAATAAAAAGAACGGCTATTTTAAACAATATTCACAGGATGGAAACCTTACAGAAGTAGTTAAATATATTGATGATATCCGTCAGGAAGAAGCCAAAGAAGTAATTAAATTAGAAGTAAAGACAGATTATTATCCCAGTGGAAAGCCAAAAACCATAGCAAGTTACCGGAAAAATGTTCCGGAAGGCGTTCGGCGCGAATTTTCGGAAGATGGAAAAGTAACGGCAGGTTATATGTTTGAGGGAGGAAAAATAATTTCGCAAGGAATTATTGATGAAGAAGGCATTAAAAACGGACCATGGAAAGATTTTTATAAAGATGGTCAGTTAAAATCTGAAGGAACGTATGATAAAGACAAAAGGGTAGGGGAATGGAAGTTTTATCACAACAATGGTCAGGTGGAACAATCGGGAAAATATAACAAAAACGGCAAACCCGATGGATTATGGAAATGGAATTACCCGGATGGTAGCCTGAAACGCGAAGAGAACTTCCTTAACGGGCTTTCGGAAGGTATAATGACAGAGTATGACGAACAGAGCAAGATCATATGCCAGGGAGAGTATATAGCCGGATTGGAAGAAGGCAAGTGGACGTACCATACAGGTGACCGATGGGAGGAAGGAACCTACCGCGGAGGTATGCGAAACGGAGAATGGAAATCATATTATCCGGATGGTAAACAGAGCTTTGAAGGAAACTATATTGATGATAATCCTAATGGAAGGCATACCTGGTATTGGGATAATGGAAACCGCAAAGATGAAGGAAAATTCATCATGGGTCGCAAAGATGGCGATTGGATAACATTTAATTATGATGGAACACCATTTTTGGTAATCAGCTATAAAAACGGAATAGAAAAAAGTTACGACGGTATAAAGATAAAACCAGAACCAACGGAAGAATAG
- the rpiB gene encoding ribose 5-phosphate isomerase B, with protein MNVLAIGSDHAGFILKEFLIEKLKNKGFIVIDKGTFSMESVDYPDFAHKVAFAVDNGEVNKAILICGSGNGVNITANKYKNVRSALCWNEKIAELARLHNDANIIALPARFISNLSGWNIVEKFLNTAFEGGRHTRRVEKINQILR; from the coding sequence ATGAATGTTTTAGCAATAGGTAGTGATCATGCCGGATTTATACTTAAAGAATTTCTTATTGAAAAACTTAAAAATAAAGGGTTTATAGTAATAGATAAAGGCACATTTTCAATGGAAAGTGTAGATTATCCGGATTTTGCACATAAAGTTGCTTTCGCAGTGGATAATGGAGAAGTGAATAAAGCCATACTTATCTGCGGAAGTGGTAATGGAGTAAATATTACGGCAAATAAATACAAAAACGTACGCAGTGCTCTTTGTTGGAACGAAAAAATTGCCGAACTTGCTAGGCTGCATAATGATGCAAATATTATTGCCCTCCCTGCCCGGTTTATAAGTAATTTATCAGGGTGGAATATAGTAGAAAAGTTTTTAAATACAGCTTTTGAAGGAGGAAGACATACGAGAAGGGTGGAAAAAATTAATCAAATATTAAGATAA
- a CDS encoding fructosamine kinase family protein — MVPHAIEEKILVFFKKNISPSISFIGSYSLQGGCINEAVCFQTNYKKYFLKWNSVNRYPEMFASEAKGLTQLNETGIITVPQVIFQSNTWDHSFLLLEFIESVERVKNFWDDFGIALACLHRVSDSHFGLDNSNYIGSLVQKNNKHDNWIDFFITERLDFQLQLALKNDNVPKKIANKFERLYNKLHEIFPIEPPALLHGDLWNGNFMVDSKGKACIFDPAIYFGHREMDLAMSLLFGGFSPVFYESYNSVYPLEKGWKQRMDICNLYPLLVHVNLFGGSYLSSIETILDKY; from the coding sequence ATGGTACCCCATGCAATAGAAGAAAAGATTCTTGTCTTTTTTAAAAAAAATATTAGTCCTTCTATTTCTTTTATCGGAAGCTATAGTTTACAGGGAGGTTGTATTAACGAAGCCGTTTGCTTCCAAACCAATTATAAAAAATATTTTCTTAAATGGAATTCCGTAAATCGTTATCCTGAAATGTTTGCATCAGAAGCAAAAGGATTAACCCAATTAAATGAAACAGGAATAATAACAGTTCCGCAAGTTATTTTTCAAAGTAATACATGGGATCATTCTTTTCTTTTACTTGAATTTATTGAATCGGTTGAAAGGGTTAAAAACTTTTGGGATGATTTTGGAATTGCCTTAGCTTGCCTTCACCGGGTTTCTGATTCTCATTTTGGGCTTGATAACAGTAATTACATTGGTTCATTGGTTCAAAAAAATAATAAACATGATAACTGGATAGATTTTTTTATAACTGAAAGGTTGGATTTTCAGTTACAACTTGCACTAAAAAATGATAATGTACCTAAAAAAATAGCTAATAAGTTCGAACGATTATATAATAAACTACATGAAATATTTCCTATTGAACCACCGGCACTATTGCATGGAGATTTGTGGAATGGTAATTTTATGGTAGATTCCAAGGGGAAAGCTTGTATTTTTGATCCGGCAATTTATTTCGGGCATCGGGAAATGGATTTAGCAATGAGCCTTCTGTTTGGAGGGTTTTCTCCTGTTTTTTACGAATCCTACAATTCTGTATATCCCTTAGAAAAAGGTTGGAAACAAAGAATGGATATTTGTAATCTGTATCCCTTGCTTGTTCATGTAAATTTGTTCGGTGGAAGCTACTTATCTTCTATAGAAACAATTCTTGACAAATATTAA
- the nadA gene encoding quinolinate synthase NadA — protein sequence MKNNLRDKILRLKEEKNAVILAHYYQVPEIQDLADYIGDSLQLSQNAVETDANIILFAGVHFMAETAKILNPTKKVIMPDLNAGCSLADSCQAEDLQQFINNYPGHKVISYINCSSAVKTLSDVICTSSNAIKIVESFPVDQQLIFAPDKNLGGYINNLTGRNMVLWNGSCEVHDILSTEKVIQLKAENPDAKLIAHPECKAQILVLADFIGSTTALLNYTMKNEAKQFIVATETGIIHQMKKASPEKEFILVPKDETCACNDCPYMKMNTMEKLYLALKNETPEILMNEELMNKARIPIQRMLDISKKANIIK from the coding sequence ATGAAAAACAATCTCAGAGATAAAATACTTCGACTGAAAGAAGAAAAAAACGCTGTAATTCTGGCGCATTATTATCAAGTTCCAGAAATACAAGACTTAGCTGATTATATAGGTGATAGTTTGCAACTTTCACAAAATGCTGTGGAAACGGATGCAAATATAATTTTATTTGCGGGAGTACACTTTATGGCGGAGACAGCAAAAATTTTAAACCCGACAAAAAAGGTAATAATGCCTGATTTAAATGCAGGCTGTTCGCTGGCAGATAGTTGTCAGGCAGAAGATTTACAACAATTTATTAATAATTATCCAGGACATAAGGTAATATCCTACATCAACTGTTCATCAGCAGTAAAGACTTTGTCGGATGTAATTTGTACATCGAGCAACGCAATAAAGATAGTGGAATCGTTTCCTGTTGATCAGCAATTGATATTTGCACCAGATAAAAACTTAGGTGGATATATTAATAATTTAACTGGCAGAAATATGGTGCTTTGGAACGGGAGTTGTGAGGTACATGATATTTTATCAACTGAAAAAGTGATACAGTTAAAAGCAGAAAATCCAGATGCAAAATTAATTGCTCATCCTGAATGTAAAGCGCAAATACTTGTGTTAGCAGATTTTATTGGTTCAACTACCGCTTTATTAAATTATACTATGAAAAATGAGGCTAAACAGTTTATTGTCGCTACAGAAACCGGGATTATTCACCAGATGAAAAAAGCTTCGCCGGAAAAAGAGTTTATTTTGGTGCCGAAAGATGAAACTTGTGCTTGTAATGATTGTCCTTACATGAAAATGAATACCATGGAAAAATTATATCTTGCACTGAAAAATGAAACTCCTGAAATTTTAATGAATGAAGAGTTAATGAATAAGGCGAGAATACCCATTCAGCGGATGCTTGATATATCTAAAAAGGCAAATATTATAAAGTGA
- a CDS encoding sigma-70 family RNA polymerase sigma factor: MKYEDDNFYISKVVNGDVSSFAYLIEKHKDLVFTIAYKIVKNREDAEEISQDSFLKIFRSLSSFKGEAKFATWLYRIVYNTAISKTRKKALEWTVLDDTIINNFTEDEISINVDYLSDDEQFKFMNRAINELPDNESLLLTLFYKNNNTIEEIAEITGLSSSNVKVKLHRIRKKLYDSICEITQNKMTVY, encoded by the coding sequence ATGAAGTACGAAGACGACAATTTTTATATAAGCAAAGTTGTTAATGGTGATGTTTCTTCTTTTGCTTATCTGATAGAAAAACACAAAGATTTGGTTTTTACTATCGCATATAAAATTGTGAAAAACCGTGAGGATGCCGAAGAAATTTCTCAGGATTCATTTTTAAAAATTTTCCGTTCTTTGTCATCTTTTAAAGGAGAAGCAAAATTTGCTACATGGCTATACCGCATCGTGTACAATACAGCCATTTCAAAAACCCGGAAAAAAGCATTGGAATGGACTGTGCTGGACGATACTATTATCAACAATTTTACCGAGGATGAAATCAGTATTAATGTTGATTATTTATCTGATGACGAACAATTCAAATTTATGAATAGGGCAATAAATGAACTTCCGGACAATGAAAGTCTGCTGCTTACTCTATTTTATAAAAACAACAATACTATTGAAGAAATTGCCGAAATTACAGGATTAAGTTCTTCAAATGTTAAAGTGAAACTTCACAGGATACGAAAAAAGCTATATGATAGTATTTGTGAAATTACACAAAATAAAATGACAGTATATTAA
- the thpR gene encoding RNA 2',3'-cyclic phosphodiesterase translates to MKRLFAAIKIHPSQQFLSIYDQLIRDFRHDNIKFVERENIHITLKFFGETDEQKIPAICKIFMNVVAKNSSFILKINRTGIFGSSYQPKVIWFGIDENPLLQKLFWNIAEELQNIGYETDRQNFVPHLTIGRIRYITDKKLFQQTLEKYKTVCLQDAFVNSFTLYESILRREGPLYKIIEHFDFLDSSAALS, encoded by the coding sequence ATGAAACGTCTCTTCGCAGCTATAAAAATTCATCCTTCCCAGCAATTTTTAAGTATTTACGATCAACTTATAAGAGACTTTCGTCACGACAATATTAAATTTGTAGAAAGAGAAAACATTCACATCACCCTGAAATTCTTTGGTGAAACAGACGAACAGAAAATTCCGGCTATTTGCAAAATTTTTATGAATGTTGTGGCAAAAAATTCTTCTTTTATCTTAAAAATAAACCGAACAGGTATTTTCGGCAGTTCGTACCAGCCTAAAGTTATATGGTTTGGAATTGACGAAAATCCTTTGTTGCAAAAATTATTCTGGAATATCGCGGAAGAATTGCAAAACATCGGTTATGAAACCGACAGGCAAAATTTTGTTCCCCACCTTACCATTGGCAGAATCCGTTACATTACCGATAAAAAGCTGTTTCAGCAAACCTTAGAAAAATATAAAACAGTCTGTTTGCAGGATGCCTTCGTAAATAGTTTTACTCTTTACGAAAGCATTCTCAGGCGCGAAGGTCCTTTATACAAGATTATTGAACATTTTGATTTTCTTGATTCTTCTGCTGCTCTGTCATAA